In the Streptomyces sp. 3214.6 genome, CCCACGACGCTCACCCCGTCGGCGGCGAACTCCTCCAGTCCGGCGACGAGATGGGCGCGGTCCGCGGCGATGCGATGCGCGGCGTGCGCGGCCTCCGCGAGTGCCTGGGCGCCCATGCACGCCTGCGCCGCCGCCAGCGCCGGCGTGGACACCGGCCACAGCGGCTGCGCCCGCTCCAGGTCGGCGATCGTCTCGGGGGCGGCGAGGACGTAGCCGATCCGGAGTCCGGCCAGCCCCCACGTCTTCGTCAGGCTGCGCAGCACCACCAGGCCGGGCACGTCCGTGCGCCCGGCGAGCGCCTCCCGCTCGCCGGGCACCGCGTCCATGAACGCCTCGTCGACCACCAGCGTCCGTCCGGCCCGCGCCAGCCCGGCGAGCGTCTTTGCCGGGTGCAGCACCGACGTCGGGTTCGTCGGATTGCCGATCACCACCAGGTCGGCGTCCTCGGGGACGGCCGCCGGATCCAGCCGGAAGCCGTCCCGCTCGCGCAGCACCACCCGGTGCACGCCGTGCCCGGCGTCCCGCAGCGCCGCCTCCGGCTCCGTGAACTGCGGGTGCACGACGACGGCGTGACGGACCTTCAGGGCCCGTGCGAGGAGGACGAACGCCTCCGCAGCGCCCGCCGTCAGCAGCACCCGCTCCACCGGCAGCTCGTGCCGGGCCGCCACCGCCGCCCGGGCGGCCCGCCCGTCCGGGTAGGCCGCGAGGCCCGTCAAAGACGCGGCGATGCGCTCCCGCAGCCAGCGCGGCGGCGTGTCCGCGCGGACGTTCACGGCGAGGTCGACGAGCGCCGAGCCGTCGTCGCGTACTTCCGCGTCCCCGTGGTGGCGCAGATCGTGCCCGTGCCCGTCAGTGTGCATGGGAGTGCGTGTGCCCTCCGTGATGAGGGTGCCCGTGCCCGTCGTGGTGGTGGTCGTCGTCGTCCGGGTGGAAGTGCGGCTGCTGCGGCAGCCCCACCTTGTCCTCGAACCCCGGCAGCGCGATCCGGTACACGCACGAGTCGCAGTTCATCCGCAGATCGCCCTTGACGGCCTCCTCGTACCGCTCCATCACCAGGTCGAGCAGCTCCGGCTCGGGACCGATGACGTCCGCCGCGCGCACGTCGACCTCGGGGTGCGCGGCCGCCCAGCCCTCGCTCTGGTGCCGCACCCGGTCCGGCAGGATCCCGGTGAACAGGAAGTACGGCAGGACGACGATCCGCTTGGCGCCGAGCTTCACGCACCGGTCGAGGCCGCTGGGCACGTCCGGCGCGGCCAGCGACACGAACGCCGTCTCCACGCCCGCGTACCCGCGGCCCTCCCACAGCAGCCGGGCCGCCTTGTACACCTCGGCGTTGGCGTCCGGGTCCGTCGAGCCGCGGCCGACCAGCAGCACGGTGACGTCGGCCAGGTCCTCGGGGGTACGCCCCGTGGTGCCGAGGGCCTCGTCCAGTCGCCGCTCCAGCACGTTCAGCAGCGCCGGGTGCGGGCCCAGCGGCCGCCCGTACGTGTAGGAGATCCCCGGGTGGCGTTCCTTCTCGCGGGACAGGGCCGCCGGGATGTCGCCCTTGGCGTGCCCGGCGGACACCAGCATCAGCGGCACGGCGGCGAACCGGCGTACGCCGCGCTCCACCAGTTCCGTGACCGCGTCGCCCAACGGCGGCGGGGACAGCTCGATGAAGCCGCCCGCGACGGGCAGTTCGGCGTGGCGGCGCCCCAACTCCCGTACGAAGTCGCGGAACGCCTCGGCCCCGGCATCGTCCCGGGTGCCATGGCCGGCGATGAGCAGGGCGGGCGGCGCGGTGGTCACGATGTCTCCTCGGACTGCGGAACGGACGGTGAAACGTGGTGTGCAAGGGGCTGCGAAACAGATTGTGGAAGCGGTTGTGAGGCAGGGTGGTACAGCAGGGCGTTGAGCGCGGCCGAGGCGACCGCCGACCCGCCCTTCTCGGACACATTGCTGACCGCGGGCA is a window encoding:
- the cobC gene encoding Rv2231c family pyridoxal phosphate-dependent protein CobC — encoded protein: MHTDGHGHDLRHHGDAEVRDDGSALVDLAVNVRADTPPRWLRERIAASLTGLAAYPDGRAARAAVAARHELPVERVLLTAGAAEAFVLLARALKVRHAVVVHPQFTEPEAALRDAGHGVHRVVLRERDGFRLDPAAVPEDADLVVIGNPTNPTSVLHPAKTLAGLARAGRTLVVDEAFMDAVPGEREALAGRTDVPGLVVLRSLTKTWGLAGLRIGYVLAAPETIADLERAQPLWPVSTPALAAAQACMGAQALAEAAHAAHRIAADRAHLVAGLEEFAADGVSVVGPADGPFVLVRLPRAAAVRGRLRTLGFAVRRGDTFPGLDARWLRLAVRDRATVNRFLQALDQALALTRE
- a CDS encoding sirohydrochlorin chelatase, encoding MTTAPPALLIAGHGTRDDAGAEAFRDFVRELGRRHAELPVAGGFIELSPPPLGDAVTELVERGVRRFAAVPLMLVSAGHAKGDIPAALSREKERHPGISYTYGRPLGPHPALLNVLERRLDEALGTTGRTPEDLADVTVLLVGRGSTDPDANAEVYKAARLLWEGRGYAGVETAFVSLAAPDVPSGLDRCVKLGAKRIVVLPYFLFTGILPDRVRHQSEGWAAAHPEVDVRAADVIGPEPELLDLVMERYEEAVKGDLRMNCDSCVYRIALPGFEDKVGLPQQPHFHPDDDDHHHDGHGHPHHGGHTHSHAH